One window from the genome of Amycolatopsis sp. NBC_01480 encodes:
- a CDS encoding nitroreductase family protein, producing the protein MEFRDVLRGRRMVRSYRPDPVDDEVLLRIVRMVHRAPSGGFSQGHRLVVITAPEVRKRIAEASEEPYLEAGFPPWISQAPVHIAVGVREESYHERYRQPDKLEADGTETIWPVPYWWFDSGALLTLLQLAAADEGLSTGFFGPDDSDEIAALRAAIGFPDDVGLSGVLTLGYEAAGAPGPSKSSLSRQRLPLDALVQWTR; encoded by the coding sequence ATGGAGTTCAGGGATGTGCTGCGGGGCCGCCGGATGGTGCGGAGCTACCGGCCGGACCCGGTCGACGACGAGGTACTCCTGCGGATCGTGCGGATGGTCCACCGGGCGCCGAGCGGCGGGTTCAGCCAGGGCCACCGGCTGGTCGTGATCACCGCGCCGGAGGTGCGGAAGCGGATCGCCGAGGCGTCGGAGGAGCCGTACCTCGAAGCCGGGTTTCCGCCGTGGATCTCGCAGGCGCCCGTGCACATCGCCGTCGGCGTGCGCGAGGAGTCCTATCACGAGCGCTACCGCCAGCCGGACAAACTGGAGGCGGACGGCACCGAGACCATCTGGCCGGTGCCGTACTGGTGGTTCGACAGCGGCGCCCTGCTCACCCTGCTCCAGCTCGCCGCGGCCGATGAGGGCCTTTCGACCGGTTTCTTCGGTCCGGACGACTCCGACGAGATCGCCGCACTGCGCGCGGCCATCGGATTCCCGGACGACGTCGGGCTTTCCGGGGTGCTCACGCTCGGGTACGAGGCGGCCGGGGCGCCCGGCCCGTCCAAGTCCAGCCTGAGCCGGCAGCGGCTGCCGCTCGACGCGCTCGTGCAGTGGACGCGCTGA
- a CDS encoding response regulator transcription factor produces the protein MIKVLLLDDEALVRSGIRMILESDPEIRVVAEAGDGEGVAELVEQYQPDVVLTDIQMPRVDGLEVTRVVAAGPGAPQVVVLTTFDLDEYVHTALRHGATGFLLKDTPPRDLVRAVHLVQRGEAMLAPSITRRLLTHFASGEALQGAKTRLDVLTPREREVAVAVAHGSSNAAIAAALGLSEATVKVHVGRIMSKVDATNRTQVAILVHDAGLA, from the coding sequence GTGATCAAGGTCCTGCTGCTCGACGACGAGGCACTGGTCCGCAGCGGCATCCGGATGATCCTGGAGTCCGATCCGGAGATCCGCGTGGTCGCCGAGGCCGGTGACGGCGAGGGCGTCGCGGAGCTGGTCGAGCAATACCAGCCGGACGTGGTGCTCACCGACATCCAGATGCCGCGGGTCGACGGGCTGGAGGTGACCCGCGTGGTGGCCGCCGGACCGGGCGCGCCGCAGGTGGTGGTGCTCACGACGTTCGACCTCGACGAGTACGTGCACACCGCGCTGCGCCACGGCGCCACCGGATTCCTGCTGAAGGACACCCCGCCGCGGGACCTGGTCCGCGCCGTCCACCTGGTCCAGCGGGGCGAGGCGATGCTGGCCCCGTCGATCACCCGCCGCCTGCTGACGCACTTCGCGTCGGGGGAAGCCCTCCAGGGCGCCAAGACCCGGCTCGACGTGCTGACCCCGCGCGAACGCGAGGTGGCCGTCGCCGTCGCGCACGGTTCCAGCAACGCCGCGATCGCCGCCGCGCTGGGCCTGAGCGAGGCCACGGTGAAGGTGCACGTGGGCCGCATCATGTCCAAAGTGGACGCTACCAATCGCACCCAGGTCGCCATTCTGGTGCACGACGCGGGCCTGGCCTGA
- a CDS encoding sensor histidine kinase has translation MRNRLIDLCLALAVTGVLVLDGLHRVRTPPFWQLATAAMFVVFLLRRRYPLSTALAGIALSWFVPTTLLPATFLIYNVAARRGPKWPTAVALAGNLVLLLAFHPPKSLADWESTGVVSVGFIVLPLLAGLWMYQRAALLDALRGRADQAERERDLLAERAVAAERRRIAREMHDVVAHRVSIVALQAGALSVRAPDEETGQLAEVIRESSAAALTELRDILRVLRDDVPDSRALPSPTLAGVARLAEDLTAAGARIVAELPDPLPEVPDQVGRAAYRVVQESLTNAAKHAPGATIHVRLGQEDGRLVVEVANPLGGSAGLPVSGYGLIGMRERVTLAGGALRTGPDGAGRYLVRASFPAEEGTP, from the coding sequence GTGCGGAACCGGCTGATCGACCTGTGCTTGGCCCTCGCGGTCACCGGTGTCCTCGTGCTGGACGGGCTCCACCGGGTCCGCACGCCGCCGTTCTGGCAGCTCGCGACCGCGGCGATGTTCGTGGTGTTCCTGCTGCGCCGCCGGTACCCGCTGAGCACCGCGCTGGCCGGCATCGCGTTGTCCTGGTTCGTGCCGACCACGCTGCTGCCGGCGACCTTCTTGATCTACAACGTCGCCGCGCGCCGCGGCCCGAAGTGGCCGACCGCCGTCGCACTGGCCGGCAACCTCGTGCTGCTGCTCGCCTTCCACCCGCCGAAGAGCCTGGCGGACTGGGAATCCACGGGCGTCGTCTCCGTGGGCTTCATCGTGCTGCCGCTGCTGGCCGGGCTGTGGATGTACCAGCGGGCGGCGCTGCTCGACGCCCTGCGCGGGCGGGCCGATCAGGCCGAGCGCGAGCGCGACCTGCTGGCCGAGCGCGCGGTGGCGGCCGAGCGCCGCCGGATCGCCCGGGAGATGCACGACGTCGTCGCCCACCGGGTGAGCATCGTCGCGCTGCAGGCCGGCGCGCTGTCGGTGCGGGCGCCGGACGAGGAAACGGGGCAGCTGGCCGAGGTGATCCGCGAGTCCAGCGCCGCCGCGCTGACCGAGCTGCGCGACATCCTGCGGGTGCTGCGCGACGACGTGCCCGATTCGCGCGCCCTGCCCAGCCCGACGCTGGCCGGTGTGGCGCGGCTGGCCGAAGACCTCACCGCGGCGGGCGCCCGGATCGTCGCCGAGCTGCCCGATCCGCTGCCGGAAGTGCCGGACCAGGTGGGCCGCGCCGCTTATCGGGTCGTGCAGGAATCGCTGACCAACGCGGCGAAACACGCGCCCGGCGCGACCATCCACGTGCGGCTGGGCCAGGAGGACGGGCGGCTGGTCGTCGAGGTGGCCAACCCGCTGGGCGGCTCGGCCGGGCTGCCGGTGTCGGGCTATGGGCTGATCGGCATGCGCGAGCGCGTCACCCTGGCCGGCGGCGCCCTGCGCACCGGCCCGGACGGCGCGGGCCGTTACCTGGTGCGGGCTTCGTTCCCGGCCGAGGAAGGAACACCGTGA
- a CDS encoding alpha/beta hydrolase yields the protein MDRRTFGKLAASGGVASVFAASGLGGAVASASSGSAVSSGKPGRSVVLVHGAYADGSCWADVIRGLQAAGVTATSVQNPLTSLADDAAAARRILDLQPGPTVLVGHSYAGSVISEVGDHPAVSSLVYLSARAPEAGEDYPALAAKFPTPPANAGIVYVNGFGGLTEEAFLDDFANGVPRDRARVLYAAQGRVAQTLFGTKTTAAAWQHKPSRYVITTEDRTTAPELQRFVAKRMNAEVLEIASGHLSLITHPREVTRFILGAVRA from the coding sequence ATGGACCGGCGCACGTTCGGCAAACTCGCGGCATCCGGCGGGGTCGCTTCGGTGTTCGCCGCGAGCGGTCTCGGCGGCGCCGTGGCCTCGGCTTCGTCTGGTTCGGCGGTTTCGTCCGGCAAGCCGGGGCGCAGTGTGGTGCTGGTCCACGGCGCGTACGCCGACGGTTCCTGCTGGGCGGACGTGATCCGGGGCCTGCAGGCCGCCGGGGTCACCGCGACCTCGGTGCAGAATCCGCTGACCTCGCTGGCCGACGACGCCGCGGCCGCCCGCCGGATCCTGGACCTGCAGCCGGGCCCGACCGTCCTGGTCGGACACTCGTACGCCGGCTCGGTGATCAGCGAGGTCGGCGACCACCCGGCCGTCAGCTCGCTGGTGTACCTGTCGGCCCGCGCGCCGGAAGCCGGTGAGGACTACCCCGCGCTGGCCGCGAAATTCCCCACTCCGCCCGCGAACGCAGGAATCGTGTACGTCAACGGTTTCGGCGGTTTGACCGAGGAAGCTTTCCTCGACGACTTCGCCAACGGCGTCCCGCGTGACCGGGCGCGGGTGCTGTACGCCGCGCAGGGCCGGGTCGCGCAGACCTTGTTCGGCACCAAGACCACGGCCGCGGCTTGGCAGCACAAGCCTTCCCGGTACGTGATCACCACCGAGGACCGCACCACGGCGCCCGAATTGCAGCGGTTCGTCGCGAAGCGGATGAACGCCGAGGTGCTGGAAATCGCCTCGGGCCACCTGTCGCTGATCACGCACCCGCGTGAGGTGACGCGGTTCATCCTGGGCGCGGTGCGCGCGTAA
- the mdlC gene encoding benzoylformate decarboxylase produces MSLREQVWAMLRALGVDAVFGNPGSTELTMLAGFPPDLRYYLGLQEAAVVLMADGYAQVTRKPVLVNLHTGPGLGNAVGSLLTAAWSRAPLVVTAGQQVRAMITQQNWLVNVDATTVPRPAVKWSFEPPRPQDVPAALARAVHTAQAAPSGPVFVSLPMDDWSAAADQSEVDDLAARVVRHRAAPAAEAMAEVARAVDGASRPALVLGAAATAEGDWDHAHRLAERAGLEVFTAPSSGRNVFDETSPWFRGFLPFGASQIGERLAGYDVVLVVGAPAFTCYPYSPGRYISPGAKLFHLTDDPDEAARAPLGTSVIGDPGRALAELAGRVAERKRTPPEPRPVRLVTAAGTTGRPTSDSVYAHLAGVITPQVRVAQESPSNLAEFHDRVRLSTPDSFLTTPSGGLGYGLAAGVGAAIADPSRPVLAIIGDGSLHYSSSALWTAAQAGAPIVTVVMANREYAILKAFAGFNHVSGAVPGLELPGLDAVSLAQGYGVPGRRVEDPATLAALVKDALAARKPALFEIPTDPAVPPLL; encoded by the coding sequence ATGTCGTTGCGGGAGCAGGTCTGGGCGATGCTGCGGGCCCTCGGGGTGGACGCGGTGTTCGGCAACCCGGGTTCGACCGAGCTGACCATGCTGGCCGGGTTCCCGCCGGACCTGCGCTACTACCTGGGCCTGCAGGAGGCGGCCGTGGTGCTGATGGCCGACGGGTACGCGCAGGTCACCCGCAAGCCGGTGCTGGTCAACCTGCACACCGGACCGGGGCTGGGCAACGCGGTGGGCAGCCTGCTGACCGCGGCGTGGAGCCGGGCGCCGCTGGTGGTCACCGCGGGCCAGCAGGTGCGGGCGATGATCACGCAGCAGAACTGGCTGGTGAACGTCGACGCCACGACGGTGCCGCGCCCGGCGGTGAAGTGGTCGTTCGAGCCGCCGCGGCCGCAGGACGTGCCGGCGGCGCTGGCGCGGGCGGTGCACACGGCGCAGGCCGCGCCCTCGGGCCCGGTGTTCGTGAGCCTGCCGATGGACGACTGGTCCGCCGCCGCCGATCAGTCCGAAGTGGACGATCTGGCGGCCCGCGTGGTCCGGCATCGCGCCGCACCGGCCGCGGAGGCCATGGCGGAGGTGGCGCGGGCCGTGGACGGCGCTTCGCGGCCGGCGCTGGTGCTGGGCGCGGCGGCGACTGCCGAGGGGGACTGGGACCACGCCCACCGCCTGGCCGAGCGGGCCGGGCTGGAGGTGTTCACCGCGCCGTCCTCGGGCCGGAACGTGTTCGACGAGACTTCCCCGTGGTTCCGCGGTTTCCTGCCGTTCGGGGCCAGCCAGATCGGGGAGCGGCTGGCCGGGTACGACGTGGTGCTGGTGGTCGGCGCGCCCGCGTTCACCTGCTACCCGTACTCGCCGGGCCGCTACATTTCACCGGGCGCCAAGCTGTTCCACCTGACCGACGACCCGGACGAGGCCGCTCGCGCGCCGCTGGGCACCTCGGTGATCGGGGATCCGGGCCGGGCGCTGGCCGAGCTGGCCGGCCGGGTCGCCGAACGGAAGCGGACGCCGCCGGAGCCCCGGCCCGTCCGCCTGGTAACGGCCGCCGGGACGACCGGACGGCCCACTTCGGACAGTGTGTACGCGCACCTGGCCGGCGTGATCACCCCGCAGGTGCGGGTGGCGCAGGAGTCACCGTCCAATCTGGCCGAGTTCCACGACCGGGTCCGGCTGTCCACTCCGGACAGTTTCCTGACCACCCCCAGTGGTGGCCTCGGCTACGGCCTCGCGGCGGGCGTCGGCGCGGCGATCGCCGACCCGTCCCGCCCGGTGCTGGCCATCATCGGCGACGGTTCGCTGCACTACAGCTCGTCCGCGCTGTGGACCGCGGCCCAGGCCGGCGCGCCGATCGTGACGGTGGTCATGGCGAACCGGGAGTACGCGATCCTCAAGGCGTTCGCCGGGTTCAACCACGTGTCCGGCGCGGTGCCGGGGCTCGAGCTGCCCGGCCTCGACGCGGTCAGCCTGGCCCAGGGTTACGGCGTGCCCGGGCGCCGCGTCGAAGACCCCGCGACGCTGGCCGCACTGGTGAAAGACGCGCTCGCCGCGCGAAAGCCCGCCCTGTTCGAGATTCCCACCGACCCGGCGGTGCCGCCGTTGCTGTGA